In the genome of Chelmon rostratus isolate fCheRos1 chromosome 12, fCheRos1.pri, whole genome shotgun sequence, the window ACTGTTGGAGTTTACACAACTCAGCAGAGTCTCCAGGAGAACACCAAAACTGAAATCCAGCACAAAGAGGCTGAGTGAATgtggtctggactctgtggaggagagtcATGGTTTCAGAGATGCTGTAGAAGGACAGAATACCTGCACTGCGATCCAGGTACACTCCGACTCTGGAGGACCGAGGACCTGAGACGGGAGTTTCCACATTGTTGTGCCAAAAGTGATAACTATGGTTGTAACAATGTAACGCCCAAGATTCGTTATTTCGTCCAAATACAAATTCATCCGACCCCCCTGTTCTGCTGATATTCTTGTATGCGACTGCCACACAAACTAATGTCCCTCTCCACTTCACCTCCCAGTAACAACGTCCAGTCAGACTCTCTCTACTCAGGACCTGATAATAAAAAGTGAATCTGTCTGGGTGATAACAATAAGACTGATGTTTACTCATGaatgttgcttttctgttccCCTCAGATAAcaacagctttgtgtttgctgtgtttggatccAGTGTCATTTGACGTGAATATCTGAAGAATTCAGCTCTGGTCTTGGGTTCTGGTTGTGAAGACAGTAAAGCATCCACTTCAGCCACTCTCAGTGAGATGTTTGTCCATTCCTCTGTCAGAACGTCCTGTAGTTTATCTCTGactgctgacacagcagctgtcacctCCTCAAAGTAGCTGAGAGGACGGATCCTGATGCCAGATGAGTCTGTAGATCCACTGAGTGGTGACAGTGAGGGGTAGTTGTGTAGAAACTGGTTgtgatcctgtgtgtgtgagagctgcttcagctcagcatctttcctcttcagctcagtgatctcctgctccagcttctcctcgaGCTCTTTGACTCGCCTCACTTCAGTTTCCTGCTGGGATCTGAGCTGCCGCTTCACATCAGACCTTCTTTTCTCCATGAGACGGATCAGCTCAGTGAAGATCTTCTGGCTGTCCTCCACTGCTTTATCAGTGGAGCAAATGAtagcctccacctcctgttgaAGCACCTTCATATCTTTCTGTCTGCCCTGGattctctgctggatgttttgtcgtctcacctccagctctctctgcctctcagtcctttctgctgcagctgacactgtGTCGTGGCCTTTATGTtcatccacagagcagagataacAGATACACTGCTGATCAGTACGGCAGAAcatcttcatcacttcatcatgaTGAGAGCAGATGTTCTCCTGGAGCTTCTTGGAGGGGTCCACcagcttgtgtttctttaatgAGGCTGCGTCATAATGAGGATGGAGGTGTTTCTCACAGTAAGAGgccagacagaccagacaggACTTGAGGGCTTTCAGTTTCCTCCCAGTGCAGACATCACAGGCCACATCTTCAGGTCCAGCATAGCAGTGATCAGCAGGAGCAGCCTGGAGTCcagtcttcttcagcttctccacTAAAGCTGCTAACATGGTGCTTTTCACCAGGACAGGCCTCGGAGTGAAGGACTGCCTACAGTGAGGGCAACTGGGGATTTTcttctcatcctcttcatcccagAAGCCTTTAATACAGTTCATGCAGTAGCTGTGTCCACAGGGAATAGTCACCGGATCCTTCAGTAGATCCAGACAGATTGAGCAGGAGAAGGTTTCTCGGTCCAGCTGAACTCCTTTCTGCGCCATTTCACCTCTCAGTGTCAACGACTGTCTGAGTTTCACTTTCTCAGAAGTGAAACCAGTTTGCGCTCTGATCTGaacagcatgtgtttctgcagtgaatgGGGCCTGTCAGCTCCTGCACTGCACCACATGTTGGTTAGACCCATCTTCAAAGTGTAGATCTGAAGGGGAGGGAACCAGGAAATATgtggacagagtggagctgctgtgttggaGAGCAcgaagaagagggaggggttATCAAGCTCTGATTTATTCAAGAAGACGAGCAGTTTGAGAGAGATACTGTGTGTTCAACACTTGTTTACAACAGagctcatttctcatttcaaaccACTGCTCACTTCAGCTTTTGGGAGATCAACTCTGACTAGAATCAGAGGGTTCGGAGATGCTCACCAGATTTAAGAATGAGCTCTTCTGTTCTCCTAAAATACAGCTTGATGAAAGTTTTTTAgtgattaaaatatttcaaatccaGTGGATGAAAATAGAGAATTTAAATCGTGAAGCCCTTAAATTATTTCTATTTCAAACAGGTTCATTTCAGAATATTGCATCTCTGAGTCCCAGAGAACCTGAATGCACCAGATCATCGTTTGGCTCTGCAGTTCAGCTGTCATGACTGGATGACTCTGCAACATGTCCAGTTTTATACATATCCGTTCAGTTTGGTCACAATGAATCAATGTCAGCAACTTTAGTTCCTAATTTTAATGCTTTGACTGTCAATACAGTTATTCACACAGCACATCAGCATTAAAACAACCTTCTAGTACAAGCACATCAGCGTGAAGCTGAACTTTGGTGACTGGCGAGATGTAGAGAAAATAAGGCAGATGACTATTAAAAGAAAGTCAAACACGTGAGGTTACTGAGCTTAAATAAGGGCAGAGTGTAGCCTAAACAAACAAACGCAAACTCCATCAAATCAATCAGCCTGTTCGTAACATTTTccataaaaccaaacaaaagcaATCACTTcttcaaatgcaaacaaaagactctCTTCTTAACACTAGGGGTACAAGGAACACACGCTGGACTGACATGTAACACTGGGTaggcacaagacaatctggcacaggacaggggaaacgcagacaatatatacacaaggtagcaaggaacaggtggatccaatcagggcggggcagacaatcagacaggcgggaaacaccaggaagtcaagggcctgaaacgagaggagaattagttttcacaataagacaggaagtgcaagacacagaccagacaCCAGTGAgcaacacctcaacagacccgAGGAGATGTAACaaggaattgcagctcaaagtggtttacaagaaagaaatcacatacACCAAGAGagctttacatagaaaagacagaatggacatatATAAAAAGAATGCAAAATAAGATCTAAAATAAAACCCAGTTGATTACAAGACacagaatgaaataataataaaacataagtAAAAATAGAGTGGAATcaggatggaaataaaaatgaggcTAAAGCATCGAATCACAGcatgaagaaataaatgtgaGGCGAAGAacaaaagtttcaggcctgtatcaggaatCACAGCTTGTTAAAGGCTCAAGTGAAGAgatcagtttttagctttctgcTTTATAAGCGTAGTGTGAGTTCATGCTGTGACTTaaagtctgtgtgtgcctgagaAACCGAAGCATAATTTACATTGCAGGAGAAAATTAGTAAAGTAAAAGCAAGTGGTGTCAAGCCAAGGaacacaaatataaaaggaaaaacaataacATCTAAACTAAGTCAGTGATGTAACAAAGCAAAGCTAGCTTTAAAAcagatatattaaaaatatctttatttcTGATTAGAAACCTTCATAAATCCATTTTCAGCCTAATAGTCCCACCATACGTGCATATTTGATTTTACGTGCAATGGCAGCATTCAGTTTTGATGCAGGAAGTCGTGTGCCCTACATGtagggtggtggaggagaggaggcgtgTGGTGGAGGGTGGATCATATTTTCATGCAGGAGATTGACGTTTGCTGCCGTCACATGACTGTAATGACCATATACATCTTTTCCATGGGCAGACATTGTAGaaacaaagatttttaaaatgcCGCTTGATGACAGTTTTGCCGAATTTTGTAATATTgacattcttcttctgtgatagggttacatttttccatttttattgtCCGTCATTTTTAACTatatgattttttgtttttgtttctggtACAAATAACTAACTAATGACAACCGAGACTGGCCCAGGAGCTCAGAGACATGTCACTGTCTTTGTCAGCCTTTTAAATAAAGGTGATTGAGGAGATAAATACCACACTGGGTCCTTTGTGGTAACATTCACGTGCACAACTTATTTCTCTGATGTTCAGAGTGCTTACATTCAACTTGCACATAGAACACAAGTATTTGCCAGTGAGCTCTTATCAGTGCAAATATACAGCACATAGCACAGTCATGGGGAGGGCAAAGCTTCGTGACTTAATGAGGGAAGGGTCCTCTCTGTCAGAACCAGCAGCACAAGTTGCTAGAAACTGTTCTACCAGCAGGAGGCGACAGAGTTCCACTGAAAGTTCACCAGTGTGAGGAAACGTGTCAGGACAGGAGagttattttattctgtgtgatTGTCTGTCAGACAGCGACGACTGAAGCtgaatgtctgtttatttttgtttccacaACACAGCTATACTGATTTTAGATGCACCACCAACTCTTCACAACACTGGGTTTTGATTTCCAGTGGCAGAAGACGCATTCAGATCCAGATatcctggactgccctctgtacatatatatacacacctatgtacaagagagatataaacagattatattGCACGGATAGGAATTTATTGCACCATGTATCTTATGTCACTTAAGTCACTTCATGACTATGGAGGTTGGAGCCACAGGCCTGAAGTCATTGTTGTCCACAGGACATAGTTTTTTTTAGCAACCGAAGtgattactgattttttttccagagactGGGGATGGTGTATGAATCCACAGATCTCTGGAAGATGGGGTACCAAGCTGTTGTAAGCTCCTCTGCACAGGATTTGAGCAGAAAAGCAGATATCCCACCTGGTCCTGTGACCTTTTTGGTGCAAACAGACCTGAACATGGATTGGACCCTATGAGGATGAATCACCAGCTTTGGATCCTGCTCAGCTGCTGAAATCGACCTCAGGACCTCCTCACATTCAGAGGAGAAGTCCTGGATTTCaaatcttaaataaaagtaattcaGCTCTgttgccctctgctggtcattCAGGGTGCTGAGACGTTTCTGAGCAGGAGTCGTGTTGGTGATTCTCCTCATAGTGTCCCACATTTAGTGTGTTAGGTGTGGGCTCAGGTGCAGCTCAGGTTCAAAGGTCAATCACCTTGAAGCCTTCAAGATTTTACGTGACACAGTAAACGTACAACACATAACTATGTGATTCATTCATGCATCCTGTTTACCTCAACCAGCTTAATGATTAAATGAGCAGATAATTATCATTACAGCTCACCCAGATTACATTTCTTTGGCACAATATTTCATATCCTGTTGTCAGATACATTTCTGATTGACATTAGCTGACAGCTTTGtttaaaaaccaaacatgaGTATTTTCATGTGTACATATTCTTGAAATGGGACAAATTGTGCATAAAAGGCTGTGGTGGAAGatcttttactaaagtaaaagtagcagtaccacagtgtaaaaatactcaagttaaagtcctgcatttaaaatcttaagtaaaagtatgcaaGCAGGCCCTGTTAGCATTAAACTCACCAAGAGCCAAAAGTTAAAGTGCTTTCTATGCAAAACAgctcactgaaaaaaaatatacattataaGTAGTGATGCAGCAATGCAGCAAGGTGGAGCTAATCtcaactactttatatactgctggtGTCTTTACCTTTAATAACACATCGTAATTTATTAGTTAATTGTATTTTGTATTCAAAAAAGTACACCAAAGCTGTTCATGAATGTAGcagaaaaagtgcaatatttgcctGCAATGTGGTGGAGAACAAGTGCAAAGTGGTATAAAAATGAAATACCCAAGCACCgaagcacagtacttgagtaaatgtactcagttacattcagCTACTGGTTCCTGAGGACGTCAGACAAGCTGAGCTCATTAAGTGGCTGCTAAACATCATCTCAAGCCGTCACAACAGAAATGGTTTCATTAAATGCATGTATTCATGAGCACTGTACAACTGAGTACAAGCTGGGATGCACTGAGTGCAACAAATAAACCGATGTGCAGCCTGTTGCTATTTAACTGTTGTAATCTAACTGAAGACTATCAACACATCACT includes:
- the LOC121615540 gene encoding tripartite motif-containing protein 16-like, which encodes MAQKGVQLDRETFSCSICLDLLKDPVTIPCGHSYCMNCIKGFWDEEDEKKIPSCPHCRQSFTPRPVLVKSTMLAALVEKLKKTGLQAAPADHCYAGPEDVACDVCTGRKLKALKSCLVCLASYCEKHLHPHYDAASLKKHKLVDPSKKLQENICSHHDEVMKMFCRTDQQCICYLCSVDEHKGHDTVSAAAERTERQRELEVRRQNIQQRIQGRQKDMKVLQQEVEAIICSTDKAVEDSQKIFTELIRLMEKRRSDVKRQLRSQQETEVRRVKELEEKLEQEITELKRKDAELKQLSHTQDHNQFLHNYPSLSPLSGSTDSSGIRIRPLSYFEEVTAAVSAVRDKLQDVLTEEWTNISLRVAEVDALLSSQPEPKTRAEFFRYSRQMTLDPNTANTKLLLSEGNRKATFMSKHQSYCYHPDRFTFYYQVLSRESLTGRCYWEVKWRGTLVCVAVAYKNISRTGGSDEFVFGRNNESWALHCYNHSYHFWHNNVETPVSGPRSSRVGVYLDRSAGILSFYSISETMTLLHRVQTTFTQPLCAGFQFWCSPGDSAELCKLQQSGVI